One stretch of Anaerolineae bacterium DNA includes these proteins:
- a CDS encoding electron transfer flavoprotein subunit beta/FixA family protein codes for MHIVVGTRSTPDTAARLEVAPDGRVSWGDAPLVINPWDEYAVEEALLRAKAGNGIVTVIALGPEEHNEALKYALAMGADRAIRLWDDAWSGLDSRGYAAAFAAAVRRLGDVDLVIFGKEAADEASDVHIFQTARALGWTLLSAVAHIEALDSSVIRVEQSLEEGRQIASGPLPAVISVLRGINEPRYPSFIGIRKAARAEIPVWDTAALGVSLPAPASQVSSFRLPPAREGACEIIGGDTVEAQVAALVEKLLAEKVI; via the coding sequence TTGCACATCGTGGTCGGTACACGCAGCACACCGGATACGGCGGCTCGCCTGGAAGTAGCGCCCGATGGGCGCGTCTCCTGGGGAGATGCGCCGCTGGTGATCAACCCCTGGGACGAATACGCCGTAGAGGAGGCCCTCCTGCGGGCCAAAGCAGGCAACGGTATAGTTACCGTGATCGCCCTCGGCCCAGAGGAACATAACGAAGCCCTCAAGTATGCGCTGGCTATGGGGGCGGATCGCGCCATCCGCCTGTGGGATGACGCCTGGTCGGGGCTGGACAGCCGCGGCTATGCCGCTGCTTTCGCCGCTGCCGTGCGCCGGCTTGGCGACGTCGATCTGGTGATCTTCGGCAAGGAGGCCGCCGACGAGGCCAGCGATGTCCACATCTTCCAGACTGCCCGTGCCCTCGGCTGGACGCTGCTGAGTGCCGTCGCCCACATTGAGGCCCTTGACAGCAGCGTGATCCGTGTCGAGCAATCCCTGGAGGAGGGCCGCCAGATTGCCAGTGGACCGCTGCCTGCCGTGATCAGCGTCCTGCGGGGCATCAACGAGCCGCGCTACCCGTCCTTCATCGGCATCCGTAAGGCCGCCAGGGCCGAGATTCCGGTCTGGGATACGGCGGCGCTGGGAGTCAGCCTGCCCGCGCCCGCCAGCCAGGTGAGCAGCTTCCGGCTCCCACCTGCCCGTGAAGGCGCGTGCGAGATCATCGGCGGCGACACAGTCGAAGCGCAGGTCGCCGCTCTGGTGGAGAAGCTGCTAGCGGAGAAGGTGATCTAA